A window of Vibrio ishigakensis contains these coding sequences:
- a CDS encoding SIS domain-containing protein, with amino-acid sequence MYTNAIDSPEMILSVDLNQVIPNIRMRMPSLTRTEQSIAENFLKPHFLQKSTSIKEVAERLGVSTALIVKVSKKLGFSGFKQLKDALNAQHGSDTYLPSEQLLPDDSCNEIVSKVLQNSISALTEILNFVDANMVSAAADALINAKNIELYAVGGSTIICEDLQHKLLRFGIRANVPKDRHLMLMSASVLDEQDVVLVVSHSGQTVDLMDAVRVAKQSGATIVSITNNYHAELSQLSDCPLFAPASPEPLLGKNGIARLVKLAIIDSLYAVVASKIPERVKDNLDKTTNAVSLLHR; translated from the coding sequence ATGTATACTAATGCGATTGACTCACCAGAAATGATACTGTCAGTGGATCTCAATCAAGTAATTCCTAACATTCGTATGCGCATGCCATCGCTCACTCGCACTGAGCAGTCCATCGCAGAGAATTTTCTTAAGCCACACTTCTTGCAAAAAAGCACCTCTATCAAAGAGGTGGCTGAGCGACTAGGTGTATCTACGGCGCTTATCGTTAAGGTTTCTAAGAAGCTTGGCTTTAGTGGCTTTAAGCAACTTAAAGATGCGCTGAATGCCCAGCACGGTTCAGATACCTATCTGCCGAGCGAGCAGTTGCTGCCCGATGATTCGTGCAATGAGATCGTGAGTAAGGTACTGCAGAATTCCATCAGTGCGCTGACTGAGATCCTGAACTTTGTCGACGCCAACATGGTAAGTGCAGCGGCGGATGCGCTGATCAATGCCAAGAACATTGAGCTGTATGCGGTAGGTGGTTCAACCATCATCTGTGAGGACCTGCAGCATAAGCTGCTTCGTTTCGGTATCCGCGCCAACGTGCCAAAAGATAGGCACCTGATGCTGATGTCGGCTAGCGTGCTGGATGAACAAGATGTGGTGCTCGTGGTGTCTCACTCAGGCCAAACTGTGGACCTGATGGACGCTGTGCGAGTGGCGAAACAATCGGGCGCGACCATAGTCTCCATCACCAATAACTATCACGCTGAGCTATCTCAATTGTCTGACTGCCCACTGTTTGCTCCGGCATCGCCAGAGCCTCTGCTAGGCAAGAACGGTATTGCCCGTTTGGTTAAGCTTGCCATTATCGACAGCCTATATGCGGTTGTTGCAAGCAAGATCCCAGAGCGGGTAAAAGATAATCTCGATAAAACTACCAACGCGGTTTCACTACTGCACAGGTAG
- a CDS encoding sucrose-specific PTS transporter subunit IIBC: MSYAMIAEELVGFLGGKENIVSVAHCATRLRVMVADEEKINKDGIEDTEKVKGAFFNSGQYQIIFGTGTVNRVFEAVESLNLSTSSKSEIKEVANQQGTAVQRAIRTFSDVFVPLIPALVATGLFMGLRGLVTRPEVLALFGLTPESIPANFILYTQILTDTAFIFLPAMVAWSASRVFGGTPLIGLVLGLMLVSPALPNAWAVGFGDADPLMFFGFIPVLGYQGSVIPAFIAGFLTAKLERRIRSIMPEAFDLVMTPFLTLLIMSAVALLAVGPLFHMVEVTMVETTKYLLELPFGLSGLFIGFVWDLIVITGVHHVFNLLEIQLLANEGSNVFNALITGAISAQGAACLAVGMKTKSKKLKALCYPSTFSAFLGIIEPAVFGVNLRYYRPFVFALIGGAAGGFVAQILGLAASGMAVTVLPGALLYLDGQLMSYFLVHAVSCSVAFMLTYSFGFSDKMLDKKQ; the protein is encoded by the coding sequence ATGTCTTACGCAATGATTGCTGAAGAGCTAGTGGGCTTCTTAGGTGGGAAAGAAAACATAGTATCCGTCGCACACTGTGCGACACGCTTACGTGTCATGGTTGCCGATGAAGAAAAAATAAATAAAGACGGCATCGAAGACACAGAAAAGGTTAAAGGCGCGTTCTTTAACAGTGGCCAGTATCAAATCATCTTTGGTACTGGCACAGTAAACCGAGTGTTTGAGGCGGTAGAGAGCTTGAACCTCTCAACCTCAAGCAAATCAGAAATTAAAGAGGTAGCGAATCAACAAGGTACAGCAGTGCAACGTGCTATCCGTACCTTCAGTGATGTGTTCGTTCCTCTTATCCCAGCGCTGGTAGCAACCGGTCTATTCATGGGTCTTCGCGGTCTAGTGACTCGCCCTGAAGTGTTAGCGCTGTTTGGTTTGACCCCAGAATCGATACCAGCAAACTTCATCCTTTATACCCAAATTCTGACTGATACCGCATTCATCTTCTTACCAGCTATGGTGGCTTGGTCTGCAAGCCGAGTGTTTGGTGGTACGCCTTTGATAGGCTTGGTCTTAGGTTTGATGCTGGTATCTCCGGCACTGCCAAACGCATGGGCGGTTGGTTTTGGTGATGCTGACCCACTGATGTTCTTTGGTTTTATCCCTGTATTGGGTTACCAAGGTTCTGTGATCCCAGCCTTCATCGCAGGTTTCTTGACCGCTAAACTTGAGCGCCGTATCCGCTCTATCATGCCGGAAGCCTTTGACCTAGTAATGACCCCGTTCCTGACCCTACTCATCATGAGTGCGGTTGCGCTGCTAGCAGTTGGTCCTCTATTCCACATGGTTGAAGTAACCATGGTTGAGACCACTAAATACCTGCTTGAGCTACCGTTCGGTCTGAGTGGTCTATTCATTGGCTTTGTATGGGACCTAATCGTAATCACAGGTGTTCACCATGTATTCAACCTGCTTGAGATTCAGCTTCTAGCAAACGAAGGCAGCAACGTATTCAACGCCCTGATCACTGGTGCTATCTCGGCTCAAGGTGCAGCCTGTCTTGCGGTAGGTATGAAGACCAAGAGCAAGAAGCTTAAGGCACTGTGCTATCCATCAACCTTCTCAGCGTTCCTAGGTATTATTGAGCCAGCCGTATTTGGTGTGAACCTTCGCTACTACCGTCCATTCGTGTTCGCTCTGATCGGTGGTGCTGCAGGTGGCTTTGTTGCTCAAATCCTTGGTCTAGCAGCCAGCGGCATGGCAGTAACGGTTCTTCCTGGTGCTCTGCTTTATCTTGATGGCCAGTTGATGTCTTACTTCTTGGTACACGCAGTGAGCTGTAGTGTGGCATTCATGTTGACCTACTCATTCGGCTTCTCTGACAAGATGCTAGACAAGAAACAATAA
- a CDS encoding glycoside hydrolase family 32 protein codes for MLSADQIYINNVLAKSLNQKDTYDPYRPLWHFSPQFGLLNDPNGLAHFNGEFHLFYQWNPLACEHGAKAWGHATSKDLLSWQHQPLALAPTQDFETHGCYSGSAIEVDGVLELFYTGNVKFEGGDRTAYQCRATLESGSQVEKKGIVLELPSGYSGHVRDPKVWKHADHYYMVLGAEDLDYKGKVIAYRSTDLNNWQLVGEVFGDGLNGLNSDDFMLECPDLFPLQDQHVLVSCPKNWIDVDGRKVETFDVTYHLGDFDYQTGSFGHGEGTLMDHGFDFYAPQTFEDDAGRRILFGWMGKPDEFEPYQPTIAHGWIHQMTCARELIIQDGKLKQAPVSEIKQMRAGAKEVSGSQVVLSGVSSELELNELLGKQLSIKVSADLEILVDGNGLTTHRRNLKTGEIQSLVWQGEVEQLQLLRDASSIEVFINRGEGVATSRFFETEQDAEYVGGFKLESESLLSGQFWQLRAPQS; via the coding sequence ATGTTATCTGCTGACCAAATCTACATTAACAACGTTCTGGCTAAGTCTTTAAATCAAAAAGACACCTATGATCCTTACCGTCCGCTGTGGCACTTCTCACCCCAGTTTGGACTGCTGAATGACCCCAATGGATTGGCTCACTTTAATGGTGAGTTTCATCTTTTCTATCAGTGGAATCCGCTAGCCTGCGAACACGGAGCAAAGGCGTGGGGACACGCTACCAGTAAAGACCTGCTTTCATGGCAGCATCAACCGCTGGCTCTTGCTCCGACTCAAGACTTTGAAACTCACGGCTGTTACTCGGGCTCCGCTATCGAAGTGGATGGTGTGCTTGAGCTCTTTTACACCGGCAATGTGAAGTTTGAGGGTGGTGATCGCACGGCCTATCAGTGCCGCGCAACCCTAGAGTCAGGTTCGCAGGTAGAGAAAAAAGGCATAGTCCTAGAGTTACCGTCTGGCTATAGCGGTCATGTGCGTGACCCTAAGGTTTGGAAGCACGCTGACCACTATTACATGGTACTGGGTGCAGAAGACCTAGATTACAAAGGCAAGGTGATTGCCTATCGCTCTACTGACCTAAACAATTGGCAGCTAGTTGGCGAGGTATTTGGAGATGGTCTAAATGGTCTGAATTCAGATGATTTTATGCTCGAATGTCCAGACCTTTTCCCTCTGCAAGATCAGCATGTGCTAGTGAGCTGCCCTAAAAACTGGATTGATGTGGATGGTCGCAAGGTAGAGACCTTTGATGTGACTTATCACTTGGGTGATTTTGACTATCAAACCGGTAGCTTCGGTCACGGTGAGGGCACGTTGATGGACCATGGCTTCGATTTCTATGCGCCACAAACCTTTGAAGATGACGCAGGGCGTCGCATCTTGTTTGGTTGGATGGGCAAACCTGATGAGTTTGAACCTTATCAACCAACTATTGCCCATGGTTGGATTCACCAAATGACTTGTGCCCGTGAACTAATCATCCAAGATGGCAAGTTAAAGCAGGCGCCTGTTTCAGAGATTAAGCAGATGCGTGCTGGGGCGAAAGAGGTCTCTGGTAGTCAGGTCGTTTTATCTGGTGTGTCATCTGAACTTGAACTGAACGAGCTTTTAGGTAAACAGCTGAGCATCAAGGTATCTGCAGATCTTGAGATCCTAGTTGATGGCAATGGTTTGACTACCCATAGACGTAACCTAAAAACAGGCGAAATTCAGAGCTTGGTTTGGCAAGGTGAGGTAGAACAACTGCAACTGCTTCGTGATGCTTCATCTATCGAAGTCTTTATCAACCGAGGCGAAGGCGTAGCAACATCGCGCTTCTTCGAGACAGAGCAAGATGCTGAGTATGTTGGTGGCTTTAAACTAGAATCTGAGTCTTTGCTGAGCGGTCAGTTCTGGCAACTGCGCGCACCGCAGTCATGA
- the rpiB gene encoding ribose 5-phosphate isomerase B, whose product MKIAIGCDHVGIEHKDLVIKHLQEKGIEVEDFGTHSTERTDYPKYGQAVAQAVANGDADQGILICGTGVGISLTANKVKGIRAVVCSDPYTAQLSKEHNNTNILAFGSRVIGIELAKMIIDSWLSAEFEGGRHQNRINMIAALEE is encoded by the coding sequence ATGAAAATTGCTATTGGCTGTGACCACGTTGGTATTGAACATAAAGATCTAGTAATCAAACACTTACAAGAGAAAGGTATCGAGGTAGAAGATTTTGGTACTCACTCTACTGAACGTACTGACTATCCAAAGTACGGCCAAGCGGTAGCGCAAGCTGTTGCAAACGGTGATGCGGACCAAGGTATCTTGATCTGTGGCACAGGCGTTGGCATCTCTCTGACCGCTAACAAGGTGAAAGGCATTCGCGCTGTAGTATGTAGCGACCCATACACAGCTCAGCTATCTAAAGAGCACAACAACACCAACATCCTAGCCTTCGGTTCCCGTGTTATTGGTATCGAACTGGCGAAGATGATCATCGACAGCTGGTTATCGGCTGAATTCGAAGGTGGTCGTCACCAAAACCGTATCAACATGATTGCAGCACTAGAGGAGTAA
- the rpe gene encoding ribulose-phosphate 3-epimerase, which produces MSKFCPSMMCVDFSKLATELQELEKANVDMLHIDVMDGHFVPNFALGPEDIKAIRDLTDIDYDVHLMLSNPDQFIDLFAALGPKLMYIHAEAPPHLHRTLGNIQAKGIQSGLAINPGTPLSAIEDVLDVTDVILVMSVNPGFAGQKFIPNAFNRIERIIEMIEQQGTNTKIAIDGAISPDVIERLGDKVEYFILGTAGLFGKEGTYAETMENLRALGQKEAVAA; this is translated from the coding sequence ATGAGCAAGTTCTGCCCTTCAATGATGTGTGTAGATTTCTCTAAGCTAGCGACTGAGCTTCAAGAGCTAGAGAAAGCCAATGTAGACATGCTACATATCGACGTAATGGATGGTCACTTTGTACCTAACTTTGCACTAGGTCCAGAGGACATCAAGGCGATCCGCGACCTTACCGATATCGACTATGATGTGCACCTAATGCTGTCTAACCCAGACCAATTCATCGATCTGTTCGCAGCCCTTGGTCCAAAGCTGATGTATATCCACGCAGAGGCGCCGCCGCATCTGCACCGTACCCTAGGCAATATCCAAGCTAAAGGTATCCAGTCAGGTTTGGCTATCAACCCAGGAACACCACTAAGTGCTATCGAAGATGTTCTAGACGTCACTGACGTAATCCTAGTGATGTCAGTAAATCCTGGTTTTGCTGGTCAGAAATTCATTCCAAATGCATTCAATCGCATTGAACGCATCATCGAGATGATCGAACAGCAAGGCACTAACACCAAGATCGCTATCGATGGTGCTATCAGCCCAGACGTTATCGAAAGACTGGGTGACAAGGTTGAATACTTCATCCTAGGCACTGCTGGTCTATTTGGTAAAGAAGGCACCTATGCAGAGACAATGGAAAACCTTCGTGCGCTAGGCCAAAAAGAAGCCGTAGCCGCCTAA
- the hmpA gene encoding NO-inducible flavohemoprotein, translated as MLSQSTIDIVKATAPVVAQTGPALTAHFYERMFSHNPELKDIFNMSNQRNGDQREALFNAICGYAANIENLEALLPVVEKIAHKHTSFMITAEQYQIVGGHLLGTIDELLSPGQEVLDAWGEAYGLLANIFINREEQIYQENESANGGWRGLREFEVISKQQESSVITSFVFKPCDGKPVVDFNPGQYLGIYFDNDEFEHQEIRQYSLSAKPNGETYRISVKRENGGLVSNHLHDALTVGAKVNLAPPAGDFFLNQESEKPVVLISAGVGLTPMLSMLETLQDKEIATTWLHAVENGQQHAFKQHAQSLCQSRDDFQYATWYNNPTAQDVPAEDYQYQGLIDLSKLSETQLPRDAEVYFCGPVPFMQSVAKQLTELGFAPSQIHYECFGPHKIL; from the coding sequence ATGCTATCTCAATCTACTATTGATATCGTGAAGGCGACAGCACCCGTTGTTGCTCAGACTGGCCCAGCACTAACTGCTCATTTCTATGAGCGTATGTTCTCTCACAACCCAGAGCTTAAAGACATCTTCAACATGAGCAACCAGCGCAATGGTGACCAGCGAGAAGCTCTGTTTAACGCTATCTGTGGCTACGCTGCCAATATCGAAAACCTAGAAGCCCTGCTTCCTGTGGTAGAGAAGATCGCACACAAGCACACCAGCTTCATGATCACCGCAGAGCAGTATCAGATCGTAGGTGGCCACCTACTGGGCACTATTGATGAATTGCTATCTCCAGGGCAAGAGGTGCTAGACGCATGGGGTGAAGCCTATGGTCTATTGGCAAACATCTTTATCAACCGAGAAGAACAAATCTATCAAGAAAACGAATCAGCAAACGGCGGTTGGCGTGGACTGAGAGAGTTCGAGGTTATCTCAAAACAACAAGAGAGCTCTGTGATCACCAGCTTTGTATTCAAGCCATGTGATGGAAAGCCTGTAGTAGATTTTAATCCAGGACAGTATCTTGGCATCTATTTTGACAACGACGAGTTTGAACATCAAGAGATTCGCCAATACAGCCTATCGGCCAAACCAAATGGCGAAACCTATCGCATCTCAGTTAAACGTGAAAACGGTGGTTTGGTGTCGAACCATCTACACGACGCGCTAACTGTTGGCGCAAAAGTAAATCTGGCTCCACCTGCTGGTGACTTCTTCCTAAACCAAGAAAGTGAAAAACCCGTTGTACTTATCTCTGCCGGTGTTGGCCTAACTCCAATGCTTTCTATGCTAGAAACCCTGCAAGATAAAGAGATTGCGACGACTTGGCTACACGCAGTTGAAAATGGTCAGCAGCACGCATTCAAACAGCATGCTCAATCTCTGTGTCAGTCTCGTGATGATTTCCAATACGCCACTTGGTACAACAATCCGACTGCGCAGGATGTACCGGCAGAAGATTATCAGTATCAGGGGCTTATTGACCTCAGCAAGCTATCTGAAACCCAGCTTCCACGCGATGCTGAGGTTTACTTCTGTGGTCCTGTGCCATTTATGCAAAGCGTTGCCAAGCAACTAACCGAGCTAGGCTTTGCACCATCGCAGATCCACTATGAGTGCTTCGGTCCTCACAAGATCCTATAG
- the hflC gene encoding protease modulator HflC, whose amino-acid sequence MRKLMIPVLVVTLALMLMSVFVIPEGERGIVVRFGRILKDNTDMSRIYEPGLHFKMPLFDNVKRLDARIQTMDGRADRFVTSEKKDVIIDSYVKWRIEDFGQYYLATGGGNALTAQALLERKVTDVLRAEIGSREIKQIVSGPRNDDVLPDESELDETVSEAARQAVEIDGERDKIMSVVLDDTRQSAMDDLGVRVVDFRMKKINLPDEISESIYRRMRAERESVARKHRSQGREKAEVIRAQAELEVATVLAEADRTARVTRGDADARAAKIYADSYNKDPEFFSFIRSLRAYEKSFAEKGDIMVLDPKSDFFRFMNDSSGKAPAAK is encoded by the coding sequence GATTCGGTCGAATCTTGAAGGACAACACAGATATGTCTCGTATCTACGAGCCGGGTCTGCACTTCAAGATGCCTCTGTTCGATAACGTTAAACGCCTAGATGCGCGTATCCAAACTATGGATGGCCGTGCTGACCGTTTCGTAACCTCAGAGAAAAAAGACGTAATCATCGATTCGTACGTGAAATGGCGTATCGAAGACTTCGGTCAATACTACCTAGCTACAGGTGGTGGTAACGCTCTAACGGCTCAGGCTCTACTTGAGCGTAAGGTTACCGACGTGCTTCGTGCAGAAATCGGTTCGCGTGAAATCAAGCAAATCGTTTCTGGTCCACGTAACGACGATGTACTACCTGATGAATCAGAGCTAGACGAAACCGTTTCTGAAGCGGCGCGTCAGGCTGTAGAGATTGACGGTGAGCGTGATAAGATCATGTCAGTAGTACTAGACGATACTCGTCAGAGCGCTATGGATGACTTGGGTGTTCGCGTTGTTGACTTCCGAATGAAGAAGATCAACCTACCGGATGAAATCTCTGAGTCTATTTACCGCCGTATGCGTGCTGAGCGTGAATCGGTTGCTCGTAAGCACCGTTCTCAAGGTCGTGAGAAGGCTGAAGTTATCCGCGCACAAGCTGAGCTAGAGGTAGCGACGGTTCTTGCTGAAGCAGACAGAACTGCTCGAGTTACCCGAGGTGACGCTGACGCACGTGCTGCTAAGATCTATGCGGACTCTTATAACAAAGACCCAGAGTTCTTCAGCTTCATCCGTTCACTACGTGCGTATGAGAAATCATTTGCTGAGAAAGGGGACATCATGGTTCTCGATCCTAAGAGCGATTTCTTCCGCTTCATGAACGACTCTTCAGGCAAAGCTCCAGCAGCTAAATAA
- a CDS encoding adenylosuccinate synthase yields MGNNVVVLGTQWGDEGKGKIVDLLTEDAKYVVRYQGGHNAGHTLVIDGEKTVLHLIPSGILRDNVKCVIGNGVVLSPEALLKEMKPLEERGIPVRERLFVSEACPLILPYHIAVDQAREIARGKKAIGTTGRGIGPAYEDKVARRGLRVGDLFDKQAFAEKLKEVMEYHNFQLEHFYKADTVSYEDVLEECMGYADLLTSMVMDVTDELDAARKRGDKIMFEGAQGTLLDIDHGTYPYVTSSNTTAGGVAAGSGFGPRHVGYILGITKAYCTRVGSGPFPTELYDGLDKQDPVGKHLGDVGHEFGATTGRLRRTGWFDAVAMRRAIQINSLSGMCLTKLDVLDGLKEIKICTGYKMADGTVLEVSPMAAEAFEEATPIYETVPGWSETTFGATSIDDLPQAALDYIKRLEELTGVPIDIISTGPDRNETIIKVHPFNS; encoded by the coding sequence ATGGGAAATAACGTAGTTGTTTTAGGCACCCAGTGGGGTGACGAAGGTAAAGGTAAAATCGTTGACCTTTTAACTGAAGATGCAAAATATGTGGTTCGCTACCAAGGCGGTCACAATGCAGGCCACACTCTAGTTATTGACGGTGAAAAAACCGTTCTCCACTTAATTCCATCAGGTATTCTACGTGATAACGTGAAATGCGTTATCGGTAACGGCGTAGTACTATCTCCTGAAGCTCTACTGAAAGAAATGAAGCCTCTTGAAGAGCGCGGCATTCCAGTGCGTGAGCGTCTATTCGTTTCAGAAGCTTGTCCTCTAATTCTTCCATACCACATCGCTGTAGACCAAGCGCGTGAAATCGCTCGTGGTAAGAAAGCAATTGGTACAACTGGTCGTGGTATCGGTCCAGCTTATGAAGATAAAGTAGCCCGTCGCGGTCTTCGCGTTGGTGACCTGTTCGACAAGCAAGCTTTCGCTGAGAAACTAAAAGAAGTGATGGAATACCATAACTTCCAACTAGAGCACTTCTACAAAGCTGACACTGTAAGCTACGAAGATGTACTTGAAGAGTGCATGGGTTACGCTGACCTACTAACTTCTATGGTTATGGACGTAACTGATGAGCTAGACGCAGCACGTAAGCGCGGCGACAAGATCATGTTCGAAGGTGCTCAAGGTACGCTTCTAGATATCGATCACGGTACTTACCCGTACGTAACCTCTTCTAACACAACTGCTGGTGGTGTTGCTGCAGGTTCTGGTTTCGGTCCTCGCCATGTTGGTTACATCCTTGGTATTACTAAGGCTTACTGTACTCGCGTAGGTTCAGGTCCATTCCCAACCGAGCTATATGACGGTCTAGACAAGCAAGACCCTGTAGGTAAACACCTAGGTGATGTTGGTCACGAGTTCGGCGCAACCACTGGTCGTCTGCGTCGTACAGGTTGGTTCGATGCTGTAGCTATGCGTCGTGCAATCCAAATCAACTCTCTATCTGGTATGTGTCTAACTAAGCTAGACGTACTAGACGGTCTAAAAGAGATCAAGATCTGTACTGGCTACAAGATGGCTGACGGTACGGTTCTAGAAGTATCTCCAATGGCTGCTGAAGCGTTTGAAGAAGCGACTCCAATCTACGAAACAGTTCCCGGTTGGTCTGAGACTACCTTCGGTGCTACATCTATCGATGACCTACCACAAGCAGCTCTAGACTACATCAAGCGTCTTGAAGAGCTAACTGGTGTGCCAATCGACATTATCTCTACCGGTCCTGACCGTAACGAGACTATCATCAAGGTTCACCCATTTAACTCTTAA
- a CDS encoding DUF2065 domain-containing protein, with protein MSESIWLAIGLVLFFEGIGPLIAPNGWRQMIAQLSAQPDTQLRRIGGCLVVAGVVIITMMV; from the coding sequence ATGTCTGAATCCATATGGCTTGCCATCGGCTTAGTATTGTTTTTTGAGGGAATTGGTCCGCTTATCGCGCCTAATGGTTGGCGCCAGATGATAGCCCAACTCAGCGCTCAGCCAGATACTCAACTAAGACGAATTGGCGGATGCCTAGTCGTCGCAGGCGTAGTCATCATCACCATGATGGTATAA
- the nsrR gene encoding nitric oxide-sensing transcriptional repressor NsrR, whose translation MQITSFTDYAIRTLIYLAALKEGELTNITQVSEVFDISRNHMVKIVNKLGQKGFIETIRGKNGGIRLKTPASKINIGSVIRELEPLQVINCSPEFCHITPACRLKSYLHNAKEAFLAELDKCHLDELLDDNSELLILLSKP comes from the coding sequence ATGCAAATAACCAGTTTTACCGATTATGCGATTCGTACGCTGATCTACTTGGCTGCCTTGAAAGAAGGGGAGCTGACCAATATCACGCAAGTGAGTGAGGTTTTCGATATCTCACGCAACCATATGGTTAAGATAGTGAACAAGCTTGGTCAAAAGGGCTTTATCGAGACCATCCGCGGCAAGAATGGCGGTATCCGCCTAAAGACACCGGCGAGTAAGATAAACATCGGCAGTGTGATCAGAGAGCTAGAACCTCTACAGGTGATCAACTGCTCCCCCGAGTTTTGTCATATCACTCCGGCATGCCGTCTAAAGTCTTATCTGCACAATGCTAAAGAGGCGTTTCTAGCCGAGCTAGATAAGTGTCATCTGGATGAGCTGT